The Bacillota bacterium genome has a window encoding:
- a CDS encoding tripartite tricarboxylate transporter substrate binding protein, which translates to MRKMRTAGVAVVILLITMSILAGCSQQQPEAKQEPTITYPERQINMVVGFSPGGPTDVISRGIVPVLQEKMGVGIGITNMPGAASATAAAHVLNQPRDGYTLFFGSEIMSIWQTMGTMDLSPTRDFIPVKLVSEAIPVLAVPPKSPFGSAEEFIQYAKEHPGELRIGTAGPGTVPHISGLLLEKELGCKFTFVPFQGGGPAVTAVMGDQVNATIEMVQGMVEAYKGGQLKILASFTNEPIEGLDIPALGKIVPELSQYLPYGPYFGLFAAKDTPEEVVKILKEKMDEAMADERWAQYCKKLYLVQIDYDGEEAIKYLEDWTSRSAWLLYDVGGATNSPADFGIKRPQ; encoded by the coding sequence ATGAGAAAAATGAGAACGGCCGGAGTTGCTGTTGTTATCCTGCTTATTACCATGAGTATTTTAGCAGGATGCAGCCAACAGCAGCCGGAAGCAAAACAAGAACCCACTATAACTTATCCGGAGAGACAGATCAATATGGTCGTGGGATTTTCACCGGGAGGGCCAACCGACGTGATTTCCCGGGGCATTGTACCGGTACTGCAGGAAAAGATGGGCGTAGGTATCGGCATAACGAATATGCCCGGAGCCGCCAGTGCCACAGCGGCTGCCCATGTGTTGAACCAGCCGAGAGATGGGTATACGTTGTTTTTCGGTTCCGAGATAATGTCAATATGGCAGACCATGGGTACAATGGATTTATCGCCAACCAGAGACTTCATACCGGTTAAATTAGTAAGCGAAGCAATACCCGTACTTGCGGTTCCGCCTAAGTCCCCGTTCGGCAGCGCCGAAGAATTTATCCAGTATGCAAAGGAGCATCCGGGTGAACTAAGGATAGGCACAGCAGGACCAGGGACAGTGCCGCATATATCGGGGCTTCTTCTTGAGAAAGAACTGGGATGCAAATTCACGTTTGTTCCATTTCAGGGCGGAGGCCCAGCCGTAACAGCAGTTATGGGCGACCAGGTTAATGCTACTATTGAGATGGTCCAAGGAATGGTCGAGGCTTATAAAGGCGGACAGCTCAAAATCCTTGCTTCATTCACGAATGAACCAATAGAGGGTCTGGACATACCCGCACTGGGGAAAATCGTACCTGAGCTATCCCAATACCTGCCCTATGGCCCTTACTTCGGATTGTTTGCAGCAAAGGATACACCTGAAGAAGTGGTAAAAATACTGAAAGAGAAAATGGATGAGGCGATGGCAGACGAAAGATGGGCTCAATACTGTAAGAAGCTTTATCTGGTTCAAATAGACTACGATGGGGAAGAAGCGATCAAATACCTGGAGGATTGGACTTCACGTTCAGCGTGGCTGTTGTACGATGTCGGAGGAGCGACGAATTCACCCGCTGACTTCGGAATAAAGAGACCTCAATAA
- a CDS encoding CoA transferase subunit A: MRNLIRKLNEVVSEIPDGSQIALGGFAITRNPVAFVNELIRQGKKGLEVYEIIGGMDADLLVGAGCVKTYSYGGGSLDRFGKIDRINEAIEKGLVDVREYSGLSISLRFLAGSLGIPYIPTKTILGTDVLDNLAKKDSAIRVEASPFTGERVVLLEALQPEYSVIHAPFADTKGNVIIEGPVWDVELAKSAKKLIVTVDKIISNEYVKQHPGKVVIPGVYTYAVVEVPYGAYPTSVYKAYDYDGELLSSYAKVNKTQEEFNKFVQQYILGTSDHYGFIDKVRGLDKLSRIQADPVYGYTKS, translated from the coding sequence ATGAGAAATCTAATCAGGAAACTTAATGAAGTGGTAAGTGAAATACCAGATGGTTCGCAGATTGCCCTGGGAGGATTTGCTATTACAAGAAATCCTGTAGCCTTTGTAAATGAACTGATTAGACAGGGGAAGAAAGGGCTGGAGGTGTACGAGATAATAGGAGGTATGGATGCGGATTTATTGGTGGGTGCCGGCTGTGTTAAGACATACTCCTATGGTGGAGGGTCGCTGGACAGGTTTGGGAAGATTGACAGAATTAATGAAGCAATCGAAAAGGGCCTGGTGGATGTTAGAGAATACAGCGGGTTAAGCATATCCCTGCGTTTTCTGGCGGGCTCGCTCGGCATCCCGTATATCCCTACCAAAACCATACTGGGTACCGATGTACTGGATAACCTGGCAAAAAAGGACAGCGCCATACGGGTAGAAGCGTCGCCGTTCACCGGTGAGAGAGTTGTTCTGCTGGAAGCCTTGCAGCCTGAATATTCCGTTATACATGCACCCTTTGCCGATACAAAAGGAAACGTAATAATTGAAGGGCCCGTATGGGATGTGGAGCTCGCAAAATCTGCAAAGAAGCTCATAGTAACCGTTGATAAAATCATCTCCAATGAATACGTCAAGCAGCATCCCGGAAAAGTAGTGATTCCAGGCGTCTATACATATGCGGTCGTTGAGGTCCCCTATGGAGCTTATCCCACTTCAGTATACAAGGCGTATGATTATGACGGCGAGCTTTTAAGCAGTTACGCGAAGGTAAACAAAACCCAAGAAGAATTCAATAAGTTTGTCCAGCAATATATTTTAGGCACGAGTGACCATTATGGGTTTATCGATAAAGTCCGTGGGCTTGATAAGTTGAGCAGGATACAGGCAGATCCTGTATACGGCTATACGAAAAGTTGA
- a CDS encoding tripartite tricarboxylate transporter permease has protein sequence MSLILVAYTLVGVIIGLVMGALPGLTVTMTAVLVVSLTFGWHMAEALAFIIGAFCGGVMGGSISAIALNIPGTAAAVATVFDGHQLKVKGEADNALGIALFVSLLGGIFGLAFLAILGPLLGVIALKFGSQEYFLITLWGLTLVAVLSKGNFTKGLISACIGLFVGMIGMDPITGLMRFTFGTKLLSGGIHYVVAMIGLFGIKEVFVQLSNTKSFKAGDTQYKIRDLLPKPRLIKKVLPSLTWSAPIGAIIGLLPGTGGDIGSLVAYGFTKQVIKNPSRPFGEGAYEGVAAPEVANDAAIGGAITTMLTLGIPGDSVSAVILGSFYMHGLLPGPTFMITERRYFYLIIIFMAVGILFSYIFGILGSNLMLKMLKLPKWYLLPFISVLCVIGSYALQNNIYDVVFMIIFGAIGYIFERSGYPVSPIVLAIILGPMIETNFRQALINTGSVGSLLVSFVARPISLIILILLVGSFALQSRMMSKLELEQ, from the coding sequence ATGAGCCTGATTCTAGTTGCATACACGCTTGTTGGAGTAATAATCGGCTTAGTCATGGGTGCACTTCCCGGTCTGACAGTTACAATGACCGCTGTTTTAGTTGTGTCTTTAACATTTGGCTGGCATATGGCAGAAGCTTTGGCTTTCATAATCGGTGCCTTCTGTGGTGGAGTAATGGGAGGGTCGATTTCCGCTATAGCTTTGAATATACCGGGCACAGCGGCTGCAGTAGCTACTGTCTTCGATGGGCATCAGCTTAAGGTGAAAGGGGAAGCTGACAACGCTCTAGGCATTGCACTGTTTGTCAGCTTGCTCGGAGGCATTTTCGGATTAGCCTTTCTGGCAATCCTGGGACCTTTACTAGGTGTGATAGCGTTAAAATTTGGGTCACAGGAATACTTCCTTATTACATTATGGGGGCTGACATTAGTTGCTGTTCTAAGTAAGGGGAATTTCACAAAAGGGCTGATCAGCGCCTGTATCGGTTTGTTTGTAGGCATGATAGGGATGGACCCGATAACAGGGTTGATGAGGTTTACATTTGGCACCAAGCTTTTAAGCGGAGGTATACATTATGTGGTCGCAATGATAGGATTGTTTGGAATTAAGGAAGTGTTTGTCCAGTTGAGCAATACAAAGAGCTTTAAGGCCGGTGACACACAATATAAAATCAGGGACTTGCTGCCAAAGCCTAGGCTCATCAAAAAGGTATTGCCTTCACTGACATGGTCTGCACCAATCGGCGCTATTATTGGATTGCTGCCGGGCACCGGGGGAGATATTGGTTCTCTGGTTGCCTATGGCTTTACTAAACAGGTAATCAAAAACCCGAGCAGACCCTTCGGCGAAGGAGCATATGAAGGGGTAGCGGCTCCGGAGGTCGCCAATGATGCTGCAATAGGCGGTGCAATAACAACTATGCTGACTTTAGGAATTCCCGGAGACTCCGTAAGCGCGGTTATCCTCGGTTCATTCTATATGCATGGATTATTACCGGGACCAACCTTTATGATAACGGAAAGGCGTTATTTTTATCTGATAATAATATTTATGGCAGTGGGGATACTTTTTTCCTACATATTTGGTATTTTAGGCAGTAATCTGATGTTAAAGATGCTTAAATTACCCAAATGGTATCTTTTACCTTTTATATCGGTTTTGTGTGTGATAGGTTCATATGCACTCCAGAACAATATCTATGACGTAGTCTTCATGATAATATTCGGAGCAATCGGATACATATTCGAAAGGTCGGGATATCCTGTAAGCCCGATCGTGCTGGCAATAATCCTTGGACCGATGATTGAAACAAACTTCAGGCAGGCGTTGATAAATACAGGGTCAGTTGGCAGTCTGCTGGTTTCATTCGTCGCAAGGCCGATAAGCCTGATCATCTTGATTCTGCTTGTTGGCTCGTTCGCACTACAATCCAGAATGATGTCTAAACTTGAACTGGAACAGTAA
- a CDS encoding nitroreductase family protein, translated as MNSKKDVFFKVVEDRRSIRKYTDSKVSEEDLRLILESGRLAPSGENAQPWRFVVVKDQKNKEFLAQIGKNASGRRFTGEFLSRQMQERFKGLEDEQKKTNAFKTLTSGNVSAFVSEADIILIILGKKEVWDAPFDTSAAIENILLTVTSLDLGACWLVAPCIDIRDELKMKKHFSVPEEYKIFAILSIGEPARIARPRPRIPLNELTFKEKYGEPYYQD; from the coding sequence ATGAACAGTAAAAAGGACGTTTTTTTCAAAGTGGTTGAAGACAGGAGGAGCATCAGAAAATACACGGACAGCAAGGTCTCCGAGGAAGACCTGAGATTGATTCTGGAAAGCGGAAGGCTCGCTCCTTCCGGTGAAAATGCCCAACCATGGAGATTTGTAGTGGTAAAGGATCAGAAGAACAAAGAGTTCCTGGCCCAAATCGGGAAAAATGCCAGTGGGCGCAGATTTACGGGAGAATTTCTCAGCAGGCAGATGCAGGAGAGGTTTAAAGGGTTAGAAGATGAACAAAAGAAGACCAATGCATTTAAGACATTGACATCAGGAAACGTTTCGGCATTCGTAAGCGAAGCAGATATTATATTGATTATACTTGGGAAGAAAGAAGTCTGGGACGCCCCCTTTGACACATCGGCAGCGATAGAGAACATATTGTTGACCGTGACAAGCCTGGACCTGGGCGCTTGCTGGCTGGTGGCTCCCTGCATCGATATAAGGGACGAGCTGAAGATGAAGAAACATTTCAGCGTACCGGAAGAATACAAGATATTTGCCATATTATCCATCGGAGAGCCTGCCAGAATAGCACGGCCAAGGCCGAGGATTCCGCTGAACGAACTCACCTTTAAAGAGAAATACGGAGAACCTTACTATCAGGATTAA
- a CDS encoding aldehyde ferredoxin oxidoreductase: MQRIIRVDMSTKQVRVDKVDEYKLLGGRALTSRITYDEVQANCEPLGRENKLIIAPGLLAGTAVSSGSRISVGGKSPLTNGIKEANCGGISGAKLARCGIKAIIVEGKSYNENAYVLKIDKEGIELIAYNSLKLLGTYRTAAKLRETYGQKVGILCVGPGGERGLRAAAIASNDPFGELKFAARGGMGAVMGSKGLKAIVVNDEGVQPMEYHDKDKFMGIAKDFNRQLMMDPKTKEIYQRVGTSGIVKAVNAMGALPTKNFRYGSWEHAEELSGEKLYETVAARGGKGKTGIPCMNGCVIKCSNVYPDADGEGIVSTLQYENIALLGSNLGFDNLDAVARLNREVNDLGLDTIEIGAALGVALDEGLGEFGDEAGCMALLNEIRRNTVLGKVLGNGALITGQVLGSDRIPTAKGQGFPGYDPRALKGNGVTYAMSPMGADHTAGNCFGARNEVDPLGKENQGKLSKDLQRRMATLDSLGFCIFARVPLFKDLSILPGLVNALLGSDFDEENIWDVGHETVSIEREFNVKAGISPAQDRLPEFCYYEELQPVKSVFDLPREEMEKAVIE; this comes from the coding sequence ATGCAGAGAATAATCAGAGTTGATATGAGTACAAAGCAAGTTAGAGTTGACAAGGTAGATGAATACAAGCTGCTGGGCGGAAGGGCTTTAACATCAAGAATTACTTATGATGAAGTCCAGGCTAACTGTGAGCCGCTGGGTAGAGAGAACAAGCTTATCATTGCCCCGGGGTTGCTTGCAGGAACAGCTGTGTCGAGCGGAAGCAGGATATCAGTTGGTGGCAAGAGCCCTCTCACAAACGGTATAAAAGAAGCCAATTGCGGAGGTATTTCAGGTGCAAAATTGGCAAGATGCGGTATTAAAGCAATAATAGTCGAAGGGAAATCGTACAACGAGAATGCTTATGTTCTGAAGATTGATAAAGAAGGCATCGAGCTGATAGCCTATAATAGCCTGAAACTTCTGGGAACTTACCGGACTGCTGCTAAGCTGCGTGAAACATATGGCCAAAAAGTAGGTATTCTGTGTGTGGGACCAGGGGGAGAAAGAGGACTAAGGGCTGCTGCCATTGCTTCCAATGACCCCTTTGGTGAACTGAAATTTGCTGCCCGTGGAGGTATGGGGGCAGTAATGGGAAGCAAAGGCCTTAAGGCCATTGTTGTTAACGATGAGGGAGTTCAACCTATGGAATATCATGATAAAGATAAGTTCATGGGCATTGCAAAGGATTTCAATAGACAGCTGATGATGGACCCAAAGACCAAAGAGATCTACCAGAGGGTCGGAACTTCAGGTATTGTTAAAGCTGTTAATGCTATGGGGGCTCTTCCCACAAAGAATTTCAGATATGGTTCGTGGGAACATGCAGAGGAATTAAGCGGCGAGAAGCTGTATGAAACTGTTGCCGCCCGCGGCGGCAAAGGCAAGACGGGTATCCCCTGCATGAACGGATGTGTAATAAAGTGCAGCAATGTATATCCCGATGCGGACGGAGAAGGTATTGTATCCACTTTACAGTACGAGAATATTGCCCTGTTGGGTTCTAATCTTGGTTTTGATAACCTCGATGCGGTTGCCAGATTGAATAGAGAGGTTAACGATTTAGGCCTGGATACTATTGAAATTGGAGCTGCGTTAGGCGTCGCTCTGGATGAAGGGCTTGGAGAGTTTGGAGACGAAGCAGGCTGTATGGCGCTGCTCAATGAGATAAGGAGAAATACTGTCTTGGGTAAGGTCCTGGGCAATGGCGCACTGATTACAGGCCAGGTGCTTGGCAGTGATAGAATACCCACAGCAAAAGGGCAGGGGTTTCCCGGGTATGACCCAAGAGCGCTCAAGGGCAACGGTGTTACTTATGCAATGTCACCCATGGGAGCAGACCACACTGCAGGCAACTGTTTTGGTGCCAGAAACGAAGTTGATCCATTAGGTAAAGAAAACCAGGGCAAGCTATCAAAGGATCTGCAGAGAAGAATGGCTACTCTTGATAGTCTGGGTTTTTGCATATTTGCGCGGGTACCGTTGTTTAAGGACCTGTCAATACTGCCTGGTCTAGTCAATGCACTATTAGGAAGTGATTTCGATGAAGAGAATATATGGGATGTCGGCCATGAGACTGTAAGCATTGAAAGAGAATTTAACGTTAAAGCAGGCATAAGTCCGGCCCAGGATAGGCTTCCGGAGTTTTGTTACTACGAAGAGCTGCAGCCTGTAAAATCCGTATTCGACCTGCCAAGGGAAGAGATGGAAAAAGCCGTGATAGAATGA
- a CDS encoding Ldh family oxidoreductase: MNDILLYESEILRDFCISVLARAGVQAKHADIITDSLICADLRGIKSHGIVRLPTYMERLEKGLISPDAEMKFESNNGAAALLDAQNGFGQIAGHRAMKAAIDISRIYGIGIVGVKNSNHFGIASYYSMMALKEDMIGIALTHSSPAIAPFGTVEPLLGTNPLSIAVPAHKEKPIVLDMSMSTVARGRIRYAALTGTQIPIGWGLDATGNPTTDPNEALKGSLVPIGGVKGSGLSLVIDILCGILTGNCLTGEVKIITDMSGPAKTGHMFCSINISSFSDAYAFKNSMDTVVDKIKSLSPAGDNGIFMPGEIEYNLAEKRRREGIPLEQDVIKSLNSLAKRYGTFML; encoded by the coding sequence ATGAATGATATATTGCTTTATGAAAGCGAAATATTAAGGGATTTCTGCATAAGTGTATTGGCAAGGGCGGGAGTTCAAGCCAAACACGCCGATATAATAACGGATTCGCTTATATGTGCCGATCTTAGGGGGATAAAGTCGCATGGCATTGTGAGATTACCCACGTATATGGAGCGGCTGGAAAAAGGCTTGATATCACCGGATGCGGAGATGAAGTTTGAAAGCAACAACGGCGCTGCAGCCTTGCTGGATGCCCAAAACGGGTTTGGACAGATAGCAGGCCATAGAGCAATGAAGGCAGCGATTGATATTTCGCGTATATACGGTATAGGAATAGTAGGAGTAAAAAACTCTAACCATTTCGGTATAGCTTCTTACTACTCAATGATGGCATTGAAGGAAGACATGATTGGCATAGCCCTTACCCATTCATCTCCCGCGATAGCTCCGTTCGGTACAGTTGAGCCGCTATTAGGTACAAATCCCCTGTCTATAGCAGTGCCTGCACATAAAGAGAAGCCGATTGTACTGGATATGTCTATGTCCACCGTCGCAAGGGGCAGGATAAGATATGCTGCGTTGACGGGCACACAAATCCCTATAGGCTGGGGTCTGGACGCAACGGGCAATCCTACAACTGACCCTAACGAAGCATTGAAGGGAAGCCTTGTTCCTATTGGCGGGGTTAAAGGCTCTGGCCTCTCACTGGTAATTGATATTTTATGCGGCATATTGACAGGCAACTGCCTGACCGGAGAAGTGAAAATCATAACGGATATGAGCGGACCTGCAAAAACTGGGCATATGTTCTGCTCAATAAACATATCCAGCTTTTCTGATGCATATGCATTTAAAAACAGCATGGACACTGTAGTCGACAAAATCAAATCCCTCAGCCCTGCAGGAGACAATGGCATATTTATGCCGGGAGAGATAGAGTATAACCTGGCTGAAAAGAGACGAAGAGAAGGTATACCCCTTGAGCAGGATGTCATAAAATCCCTGAATTCTCTGGCTAAACGATACGGAACCTTTATGTTATAG
- a CDS encoding tripartite tricarboxylate transporter TctB family protein, protein MNEYKLLNLISILFVGTVCVLMFENLGSLIFLKKISLLSIDSPLVFAFLVGVVLLICIIITLIRGIFENNGDEKAKTGGSESKYGEIKKVVLYSAGLFAYIQILKMLHFNVGTAVFMCLVMLLINGSGNRIGAKLLKAIAATLVTVPILYFVFHGIFSVVLP, encoded by the coding sequence ATGAATGAATATAAACTATTGAACCTGATATCAATTTTATTTGTAGGGACAGTATGCGTGCTCATGTTTGAAAATTTAGGAAGTCTGATATTTCTAAAAAAGATTAGCTTATTGTCCATAGATTCCCCATTGGTTTTTGCCTTTCTGGTAGGCGTTGTATTGCTTATATGCATAATAATCACGCTTATAAGAGGGATATTTGAAAACAATGGGGATGAAAAAGCTAAAACGGGGGGCAGTGAAAGCAAATACGGTGAGATAAAAAAGGTAGTACTTTATAGTGCAGGCTTGTTCGCTTATATACAGATCTTAAAAATGCTGCACTTCAACGTTGGAACCGCAGTATTCATGTGTTTGGTAATGCTTTTGATCAACGGTTCCGGAAACAGGATTGGCGCTAAATTGCTCAAAGCAATTGCAGCTACTTTGGTGACGGTTCCTATACTATATTTCGTGTTCCATGGGATATTCAGCGTGGTATTACCGTGA
- a CDS encoding creatininase family protein, whose product MDKADGIYFQNMTGKQVEERLKQNDIIIIPIGSTENHGRGQCYGEDTFLVTRMAETVAKKVGCTVSQPIWFGSHPWSHMGMPGTIIIPEETFTNYLRAIIAGFWNAGFRKQILINGHGQEYVIPNAIHQFGKIYQVPAVIAFVNWPTVIHEHLKDKAHGGPFETQFRHADEVEASYSLALFPEMNKKEDMEDSVPKGFMPEGHIDKGGDVYQLPIPGHAQIGCGGLEVIMYPEGVVGKPSLADAAKAEKGLEALFDYMIKLHDDIRRTFPPGKLPEIELVTERDREVVEAVIRGPLNGGKSIYSLHHPV is encoded by the coding sequence ATGGACAAGGCGGACGGCATATATTTTCAAAACATGACAGGGAAACAGGTCGAAGAGAGGCTTAAGCAAAATGATATCATTATCATACCCATAGGAAGCACGGAAAACCATGGTAGAGGTCAGTGCTATGGTGAAGATACGTTTTTGGTCACAAGAATGGCGGAAACCGTGGCAAAAAAGGTTGGATGCACCGTATCACAGCCGATATGGTTTGGCTCGCATCCATGGTCACACATGGGCATGCCGGGTACTATAATCATACCTGAAGAGACTTTCACCAATTATCTTCGAGCAATTATTGCCGGATTTTGGAATGCAGGTTTTAGGAAGCAGATATTGATTAATGGACATGGACAGGAGTACGTTATACCAAATGCAATTCACCAGTTTGGAAAGATATATCAGGTGCCTGCGGTTATCGCCTTCGTAAACTGGCCTACTGTGATACACGAGCATTTAAAAGACAAGGCCCACGGCGGCCCCTTCGAAACTCAATTCAGACATGCGGATGAGGTTGAGGCATCCTATTCATTGGCACTGTTCCCAGAGATGAACAAAAAAGAGGATATGGAGGATAGCGTTCCCAAGGGCTTTATGCCGGAAGGCCATATAGACAAAGGGGGAGACGTATATCAACTCCCGATTCCGGGTCACGCCCAGATTGGATGCGGGGGGCTGGAGGTAATAATGTATCCTGAAGGCGTTGTGGGCAAACCCTCCCTGGCCGATGCGGCAAAGGCTGAAAAGGGGTTAGAGGCGCTGTTTGATTATATGATAAAGCTGCATGACGATATCAGAAGAACGTTTCCACCTGGCAAACTTCCTGAAATCGAGCTGGTTACGGAAAGGGACAGGGAAGTTGTTGAAGCGGTTATTAGGGGACCGCTGAATGGAGGAAAGAGCATCTATTCTCTCCATCATCCTGTATAG
- a CDS encoding cupin domain-containing protein produces MAAKVIVRESEIEGERRIPARVSKILISEHTVGATQISMGTNVTEVGSKIPMHSHKDSEEAMFVIQGKGILICDGEEYDLYPGTAIYSPLGVEHEIRNVGDEPFKIVWAYAPPLSAHLKNE; encoded by the coding sequence ATGGCGGCCAAAGTAATAGTAAGAGAAAGCGAAATAGAAGGAGAAAGAAGAATACCAGCAAGGGTCTCAAAGATTTTGATAAGTGAGCATACCGTAGGGGCAACACAGATTTCAATGGGTACAAATGTAACCGAAGTGGGCAGCAAGATCCCTATGCACTCCCATAAGGATTCGGAAGAAGCTATGTTTGTCATTCAGGGCAAGGGTATATTAATATGTGATGGTGAAGAATACGATCTGTACCCGGGTACCGCGATCTATTCCCCTTTGGGAGTGGAACACGAAATCCGAAATGTAGGCGATGAACCGTTTAAAATTGTTTGGGCATATGCTCCTCCCTTGTCTGCACATTTAAAAAATGAATAA
- a CDS encoding 4Fe-4S binding protein has translation MLKVNTNRCNGDEVCTTVCPVGAAQMDEDSSKAKIDSDICMECYACMNICPQGAIFEDDEE, from the coding sequence ATGCTGAAGGTAAATACAAACAGGTGCAATGGTGACGAGGTATGCACAACAGTGTGTCCGGTCGGCGCGGCGCAGATGGATGAGGATAGTTCAAAGGCGAAAATTGATTCTGATATCTGCATGGAATGTTATGCATGTATGAACATATGTCCTCAAGGCGCTATTTTCGAAGATGATGAGGAATAG